In Chitinivibrionia bacterium, the following are encoded in one genomic region:
- a CDS encoding Abi family protein, giving the protein MNYNDYEKHFSKPRLTKYKQSCRGNEQKALELYMLNIEMSKNFYGILNLFEVALRNAINEHYKNHFEDDDWILNQANGDFFEEYYKDSIAKQKKKLNRTNSCSHDKLVAALTFGFWTDMFFKPHFTKGNKTLLKIFPNKEKGINCKFIYKELDEIRDFRNRIAHHEAICFNRSGEISDGYMLKIWEIILKYTHFLTRTTTL; this is encoded by the coding sequence ATGAATTACAACGACTATGAAAAACACTTTTCAAAACCTCGATTAACCAAATACAAGCAATCTTGCCGCGGAAATGAGCAAAAAGCGCTTGAACTGTATATGTTAAATATCGAAATGTCTAAAAATTTTTACGGCATACTTAATTTGTTTGAAGTTGCTCTAAGAAATGCAATTAACGAACATTACAAAAATCATTTTGAAGATGACGACTGGATTTTAAATCAAGCAAATGGTGATTTTTTTGAAGAGTACTACAAAGATAGTATTGCTAAACAAAAGAAAAAACTTAATAGGACAAATTCTTGTTCGCACGATAAACTTGTTGCGGCATTGACTTTCGGCTTTTGGACAGATATGTTTTTTAAGCCGCATTTTACTAAGGGTAATAAAACTTTGCTCAAAATATTCCCCAATAAAGAAAAAGGCATAAACTGCAAATTTATCTACAAAGAATTAGATGAAATAAGAGATTTCCGCAACCGAATAGCCCATCACGAAGCGATTTGTTTTAACCGAAGCGGCGAAATTTCAGACGGATATATGCTGAAAATTTGGGAAATTATATTAAAATACACACATTTCCTCACAAGAACAACAACACTATAA